CCCGGTCACGGTGAACGCCATGAAGAATCTACTGCTGCGCATCAACGACCGTATCTACATGACCTGCATCTGGGTCGCCGGCCTCTCGGTCCTGGGGGTCGCGCTGATCATTCCCTGGGGCATCTTCGCCCGCTATATTCTCGGCACCGGCTCCAGTTGGCCGGAACCCTCTGCGATCCTGCTGATGCTGGTGTTCACCTTTATCGGCGCGGCTGCCAGCTACCGCGCCGGGGCGCATATGTCGGTGGCGATGATCACTGATCGCCTGCCTGATGCTCAGCGCCGCGTTGTCGGCATCGTCTCGCAACTGTTGATGGCGACCATCTGCCTGTTCATGACCATTTGGGGCGCCAAGCTGTGCCTGTCCACCTGGAACCAGTTCATGAGCGCCATCCCTACCCTGCGCGTGGGCATCACCTATATGCCGATCCCGATTGGCGGCTTGCTGACCCTGATATTCGTGCTGGAAAAACTTCTGCTGGGCGACCAGAGCCACCGGCGCGTAGTGCGTTTTGACCTGGTTGAAGAAAGCGAAGGGGCTGCCTGATATGGACGCATTGATTCTGCTGGGCAGCTTTATCGCCTTGATCCTGATCGGTATGCCGGTGGCCTACGCCCTGGGCTTGTCGGCGCTGATCGGCGCGTGGTGGATCGACATTCCGTTCCAGGCCCTGATGATCCAGGTAGCGGGCGGGGTGAACAAGTTTTCACTGATGGCGATTCCATTCTTCGTATTGGCCGGAGCGATCATGGCCGAGGGCGGCATGTCGCGGCGGTTGGTGGCGTTTGCCGGGGTGCTGGTGGGCTTTGTGCGCGGCGGGCTGTCGCTGGTCAACATCATGGCGTCGACGTTTTTCGGTGCGATCTCAGGCTCGTCGGTGGCCGATACCGCGTCGGTCGGTTCGGTGCTGATCCCGGAGATGGAACGCCGCGGTTATCCCCGCGAGTTCGCCACCGCGGTCACCGTCAGCGGCTCGGTGCAGGCATTGCTGACGCCCCCGAGTCACAACTCGGTGCTCTACTCCCTGGCGGCTGGCGGCACCGTCTCCATCGCCTCGCTGTTCATGGCCGGCGTGGTGCCGGGCCTGCTGATGAGCGCATGTTTGATGGTGCTGTGCCTGATATTCGCGAAAAAGCGCAACTACCCCAAGGGCGAAGTCATCCCGCTCAAGCAGGCGCTGAAAATCTGTGCTGATGCACTCTGGGGCCTGATGGCCATGGTGATCATCCTCGGCGGCATCTTGTCGGGCATCTTCACCGCCACCGAGTCGGCGGCCATCGCGGTGCTGTGGGCGTTTTTCGTGACCATGTTCATCTACCGTGACTACAAATGGCGCGAGCTGCCCAAGCTGATGCATCGCACGGTACGCACTATTTCCATCGTGATGATCCTCATCGCCTTCGCCGCCAGCTTCGGCTACATCATGACCCTGATGCAGATCCCGGCGAAGATCACCACGCTGTTCCTGACCCTGTCGGACAACCGCTACGTGATCCTGATGTGCATCAACGTCATGCTGCTGTTGCTCGGCACGGTGATGGACATGGCACCGCTGATCCTGATCCTTACGCCGATCCTGTTGCCGGTGATCCTCGGTATCGGCGTCGACCCGGTGCACTTTGGCATGATCATGCTGGTCAACCTCGGCATCGGCTTGATCACGCCTCCGGTGGGCGCGGTGTTGTTCGTCGGCGCGGCGGTGGGCAAGGTAAGCATCGAGAAAACCGTTAAGGCGCTGCTGCCGTTTTATGCGGTGCTGTTTCTGGTGCTGATGGCCGTGACCTACATTCCGGCACTGTCGTTGTGGTTGCCGAGCGTGGTGCTGTAAACCCAATCGTCAGAACACAGGTGAATAAATGTGGGAGGGGTTTGCTCCCGATGGCGGCCTCAGG
This genomic stretch from Pseudomonas synxantha BG33R harbors:
- a CDS encoding TRAP transporter small permease; translated protein: MKNLLLRINDRIYMTCIWVAGLSVLGVALIIPWGIFARYILGTGSSWPEPSAILLMLVFTFIGAAASYRAGAHMSVAMITDRLPDAQRRVVGIVSQLLMATICLFMTIWGAKLCLSTWNQFMSAIPTLRVGITYMPIPIGGLLTLIFVLEKLLLGDQSHRRVVRFDLVEESEGAA
- a CDS encoding TRAP transporter large permease, translated to MDALILLGSFIALILIGMPVAYALGLSALIGAWWIDIPFQALMIQVAGGVNKFSLMAIPFFVLAGAIMAEGGMSRRLVAFAGVLVGFVRGGLSLVNIMASTFFGAISGSSVADTASVGSVLIPEMERRGYPREFATAVTVSGSVQALLTPPSHNSVLYSLAAGGTVSIASLFMAGVVPGLLMSACLMVLCLIFAKKRNYPKGEVIPLKQALKICADALWGLMAMVIILGGILSGIFTATESAAIAVLWAFFVTMFIYRDYKWRELPKLMHRTVRTISIVMILIAFAASFGYIMTLMQIPAKITTLFLTLSDNRYVILMCINVMLLLLGTVMDMAPLILILTPILLPVILGIGVDPVHFGMIMLVNLGIGLITPPVGAVLFVGAAVGKVSIEKTVKALLPFYAVLFLVLMAVTYIPALSLWLPSVVL